Within Paenibacillus sp. RUD330, the genomic segment CAGCCCGCTGCAAAAGGCGTCCAGTCCGGCCGCATCGTCATGCCGCACATCCAGCGTGAAGACCGCCTCGCCCGGCACGACGTTGACCGTACCGGGCTGCACCTCTATGCGCCCGCAGGTCGCGACGAGCGGGTCGCCATGCGCCCGCGCCGCCTTCTCGGCGGCGAGCAGCATTTCCGCCGCTCCCGCCAGCGCGTCGCGCCGCAGCCCCATCGGCGTCGTCCCGGCGTGATTCGCCTCGCCGGCCAGCGTCATCGCGTAGCGCCGCTGGCCGACGATCGCCTCCACGACGCCGACATCGCCGCCGGTCCGCTCCAGCACGATGCCTTGCTCGATATGAAGCTCGACAAAGGCGTCCAGGTCATGACGCCGCGGATCCGGCTGGCTCACCCGGCCGAAGCCGGCGCCAAGCATCGCCTCCTCCAGCGTCACGCCATCCGCGTCGCGGTATCCGCCCGCATCGGCGGGAGCGTACCGTCCGGTCAGATTGCCGGATCCCCAGTACGACAACGGAAACCGGCTGCCTTCCTCCTCGCACAGAGAGACGACCTCCAGCGTCCGGCGCGGCGGTCCGTAGAGCCGGTTGAGCGCATCCAGCGCGGCGATGCCTGCGGCGACGCCGTAAGCGCCGTCGTAACGGCCGCCCCGGCGGACCGTGTCCACATGGGAGCCGGTCAGGATCGTCCGGCCGCCATCCCTTCCGGGCAGCCGCCCGTACAGGCTGCCGGTCCGGTCCCAGCGCGTCTCCAGGCCGAGGCCGGATAACCGCGCCTCCAGATGGCGCTGGGCCTCCAGCCAAGCTCCATCGTAGAGCAGCCTCGTCACGCCGGGCTGGGCTTCCGCGTTGCTGGACCTTATTCTCGAATCG encodes:
- a CDS encoding Zn-dependent hydrolase, which encodes MARHREAAAADGAAACMMDILEELARFGAEEAEAEPPRMEMMAAGAEAHAPTAAAEADSGDRPSNAEARGEQPSLTGVQLGDSRIRSSNAEAQPGVTRLLYDGAWLEAQRHLEARLSGLGLETRWDRTGSLYGRLPGRDGGRTILTGSHVDTVRRGGRYDGAYGVAAGIAALDALNRLYGPPRRTLEVVSLCEEEGSRFPLSYWGSGNLTGRYAPADAGGYRDADGVTLEEAMLGAGFGRVSQPDPRRHDLDAFVELHIEQGIVLERTGGDVGVVEAIVGQRRYAMTLAGEANHAGTTPMGLRRDALAGAAEMLLAAEKAARAHGDPLVATCGRIEVQPGTVNVVPGEAVFTLDVRHDDAAGLDAFCSGLLRTFGAIADRRGLKLESTLWMDAAPARMHPGLAAMLEASAAGLGLGSRRMASGAGHDAQLLQGICPAAMLFVPSRGGISHSPLEYTEPEALKRGMAVLMDVLYELAYEERLP